CTCACGCGGGTGCATCCAGCCCCGCACAGCACTCGCCGCGCACGCCAAACACCACCCCGCCCCAGCCTTCACCGGAGTGGACCAAACCAGCATCTCGGATAGAAACCTCGGCGAGCCCGCCAGCTCGCCCCCGGCAGGCGCTAGCCGCGCCCGCCCTCTTTCATGATCCGCGATTTCTCGCGGTTCCAGTCGCGGTTCTTGGCGGTCTCGCGCTTGTCGTAGGCCTTCTTGCCTTTGCCCAGGCCGATCAGCAGCTTCGCCTTGCCGTGCTCGTTGAAGTAGAGCTTGAGCGGCACGATCGTATTGCCCGCCCGCTCCACTTCCTGGGACAGGCGCGCCAGCTGCTTCTTGGAAACCAGCAGTTTCCGCGGCCGCCGCTCTACGTGGTTGAAGCGGTTGGCCTGCAGGTATTCGGGGATATAGGCGTTGATCAGCCAGAGCTCGCCGCCTTCGGGCGAAGCATAGCTCTCCGCGATCTGGGCCTGGCCGGCGCGCAACGACTTGACCTCGGTGCCGGTCAGCACGATGCCGGCCTCGACGGTGTCCATGATCTCGTAATCGAAACGCGCGCGCCGGTTCTCAGCCACCTGTCCGTGGCTGATGAGCCCTTTGCCTTCCTTCTTGGGGGCCATGGCGAGCCTTAGATCAGCC
The sequence above is a segment of the Paradevosia shaoguanensis genome. Coding sequences within it:
- the smpB gene encoding SsrA-binding protein SmpB; its protein translation is MAPKKEGKGLISHGQVAENRRARFDYEIMDTVEAGIVLTGTEVKSLRAGQAQIAESYASPEGGELWLINAYIPEYLQANRFNHVERRPRKLLVSKKQLARLSQEVERAGNTIVPLKLYFNEHGKAKLLIGLGKGKKAYDKRETAKNRDWNREKSRIMKEGGRG